The sequence GGAAGCCTGCGACACGATCGCTCGTGCCCGTGCCGCCGGCCGTCGCGTGGTCGCCGTCGGCACTACCAGTGTGCGCTGCCTGGAGAGCGCCGCCCAGGCCCATGGTGGCGAGCTGACCCCCTATTCCGGTGACACCGACATCTTCATCTATCCGGGCTACGAGTGGCAGGTGGTGGATCTGTTGATCACCAACTTCCATCTGCCGGAATCGACCCTGCTGATGCTGGTCTCGGCCTTCGCCGGTTACGAGCACACCATGACGGCCTATCAGGCGGCGGTGGAAGAGCGCTACCAGTTCTTCAGCTATGGCGATGCCATGCTGCTGGAACGCGCCTGACTCCCCTTTTCTGACATGGCCCCGGCATTCGCCGAGGGCCGTGTCATGCGCAGTTAACGCGCCCCGCGCTATGCTGCGGCATAGCGACTTAGTGGCTTGATGACATAGTGGCATCGACATACCAGCTGCGGCCTGTTTCGCCGCCAAGCAAAGAGAGCACCATGCGTAAAGAATGCTTCATGAGCTTTGAAAAGCTCGCGACCGATGGCCGTGCACGTCGTGGCCGCATGACATTTCCGCGCGGTACCGTGGAAACCCCGGCCTTCATGCCGGTGGGCACCTACGGCACCGTCAAGGGCATGACGCCGGAGTCCATCAAGGAGATCGGCGCCGAGATCATTCTCGGCAACACCTTCCACCTGTGGCTGCGTCCGGGCACGGAAGTCATCGAGGCGCATGGCGACCTGCACGACTTCGCACAATGGGACAAGCCGATCCTGACCGATTCCGGCGGCTTCCAGGTCTTCTCGCTGGGCAAGACGCGCAAGATCACCGAACAGGGTGTTCACTTCCGCTCACCGGTCGATGGCTCCAAGGTCTTCATGGGCCCGGAAGAATCGATGGCCGTCCAGCGCTCGCTGGGCTCCGACATCGTGATGATCTTCGATGAGTGCACGCCGTATCCGGCCACCCATGATGAAGCGCGCAAGTCGATGGAGATGTCTCTGCGCTGGGCCCAACGCTCACGCGATGCCCATGGCGACTCCCCTTCGGCGCTGTTCGGCATCATCCAGGGCGGCATGTATCCGGACCTGCGCGAACAGTCCCTCGAGGGTCTCAAGAAGATCGATTTCGATGGCTACGCCATCGGTGGCCTGTCGGTGGGCGAGCCCAAGGACGAGATGATCAAGGTCCTCGACTACCTCCCCGAGTGGATGCCGGAAGACAAGCCTCGCTATCTGATGGGGGTCGGCAAGCCCGAAGACCTCGTCGAGGGCGTACGCCGTGGTGTCGACATGTTCGACTGCGTGATGCCGACGCGCAACGCGCGCAACGGCCACCTGTTCACCCCGACGGGTACCGTCAAGATCCGCAACGCCGTCCACAAGCACGACACCTCACCGCTTGACCCGGACTGCGATTGCTATACCTGCCGCAACTTCTCGCGAGGCTATCTGCATCACCTTGATCGCTGTGGAGAAATGCTCGGCTCGATGCTCAACACCATCCACAATCTGCGCTACTACCAGACCGTGATGGCTGGTTTGCGCGGTGCAATTGAAGCGGGTACATTGCAGGACTTCGTGGAACAGTTCTATGCCGCGCGCGGCCTGCCGGTGCCGCCGCTGGCCGACTGATCGGGAAGAACGACGACCGGGGGCAGATCCTCCGGTCGTCTTGATATTCGACCCGTGTCAGACGTGAAGAAGAGCCTGAATCACGCTCATTGCATAACAACAGTTCACTCGTAACCTCTGGAGATACACATGCTGGAATTCCTGATTCCTGCCGCACACGCGGAAGCCGAAGCGGCTGTCGCCGGCGGCGGCGCCATCGGCCAGATCGTCATGCTGGTCGGCTTCGTGGTCATTTTCTATTTCCTGCTCTGGCGTCCGCAGTCCAAGCGCGCCAAGGAACACAAGAACCTGATCAGCAATCTGGCCAAGGGTGACGAAGTCGTCATCGGTGGTGGCCTGGTTGGCCGCATTACCAAGGTCAGCGAGCAGTTCATCACCATGGAGCTGAACGAAGGCAACGAAGTCAACGTGCAGAAGTCTGCCGTGGCTGCAGTCCTGCCGAAGGGCACCATCAAGTCCATCTGATCCCTCCTGCTGCCGGCCCCTGTGCCGGCAGCATGCTTTTCTCTCCCGCTCCACCAAGGACAGGGCTGCCATGCTCAACCGCTATCCGCTTTGGAAGTACCTGGTGATCTGCCTGGTACTTGCCGTCGGCGTGATCTACGCATTGCCGAATCTCTACCCCGAAGACCCGGCCGTGCAGATCAGTGCCGCCAGCGGCGCCGAGGCCATCGACCAGCAAGACCTCGATCGCGCCACCAGTGCCCTCGAAAACGCCGGCATCACGCCCAAGTCCGGGGAACTCAACGGTTCCACCGGCCTGATTCGCCTTACCAGCAACGACCAGCAGCTGCGCGCCAAGGAACTGATCAGCGAGGCACTCGGCGATGACGCCATCGTCGCGCTGAACCTGGCCGATGCCACGCCGTCGTGGCTGGCCAGCCTCGGTGCCTCACCGATGAAGCTGGGCCTTGACCTGCGTGGCGGTGTCCACTTCCAGCTGGAAGTCGACATGGACGCCGCGGTCAAGCAGCGCCTGGAAGTCAACGCCAGCGCCATCAAGGAAACCCTGCGCGAGGAGCGTATCCGCTACCGCGGCAGCGAAGTCGACGACGGCACCCTGAGCCTGACGTTCTCCGATGAGGAAGACCGCTCGCAGGCGCGCTCACTGATCTCGCGCGACTTCCAGAACTTCGAATACGACGAGCGCGATGTCGAGCGTGGGGCCGTACTGGACCTCACCCTGACCGCAGCCGCCGTCAAGGAGATTCAGGATTACGCGGTCAATCAGAACCTGACCACGATCCGCAATCGCGTCAACGAGCTGGGCGTGTCCGAGCCGCTGGTTCAGCGCCAGGGCCCGAACCGCATCGTGGTCGAGCTGCCGGGCGTGCAGGACACGGCCGCCGCCAAGCGCGTACTGGGTGCCACCGCCAACCTCGAATTCCGTCTCGAAGCGGCCAGTGACACGCCGGCCAGCGAGATGGAGAGCTTCGCGTTCCGCAACCAGCCGAGCCGCACCGCCAACATCATGAAGGACGTGATCATCAGCGGTGACAGCGTCTCCAGCGCCAGCACCAGCTTCGATGAAAGCGGCCGTCCGCAGGTCAACATCAACCTGGACGGCACCGGTGGCTCGATCATGAACCGCGTCACGCGTGCCGCGATCGGCCGCAACATGGCGGTACTGTTCATCGAGCACAAGACCCGCACGCGCACCGTGATGGAAGACGGCGAGAAGGTCGAGAAGCGCATCCCGTACACCGAGAAGGGGCTGATCAGCCTGGCAACCATCCAGAGTGCGCTGGGCAACAGCTTCCGCATCACTGGCCTCGACTCGCCGACGGAAGCAAAGGAGCTGTCGCTGCTGCTGCGCTCCGGTTCATTAGCCGCGCCGATCTACTTCGTGCAGGAACGCACCATCGGCCCGAGCCTGGGCGCCGAGAACATCTCGCGCGGCATCCTGTCCGTCGAGCTGGGCCTACTGCTGGTCGTGCTGTTCATGCTGGCGCGCTACAAGGCCTTCGGTGTCGTCGCCAACGTGGCCTTGACCGCCAACCTGGCGATCCTGATTGCCGCGATGTCGATGCTGGGCGCCACCCTGACCCTGCCGGGTATCGCCGGTATCGTGCTGACGCTGGGCATGGCGGTGGATGCCAACGTGCTGATCTTCGAGCGTATCCGCGAGGAAATGCGTTCCAAAATGCCGCTGCATCAAGCGGTGCATACCGGCTTCGAGCGCGCCTTCACCTCCATCGTCGATGCCAACATCACCACCCTGCTGGTCGCGGTGATCCTGTTCTCCATCGGCAGTGGCCCGGTCAAGGGCTTCGCGGTCACGCTGTCCATCGGCATCCTGACGTCGATGTTCACGGCGATCATGGTCTCGCGCGGCATCATCAATCTTGCCATTGGCGGCAAGACACTCAAGAAACTCTGGATCTGAGGGGCCATCGTGATGCGACAGTTTGACTTCATGAGCAAGCGGCGCGCGGCCTTCATCGTCTCCATCGTGCTGACGATCGTGGCCATTGGCGCCCTTGTGATTCATGGCCTGAACCTGGGCCTCGACTTTACCGGCGGCACCCTGGTGGAAGTGAAATACCAGGCGGCACCGGCGCTGGAGAGCGTGCGCCAGACACTGGAAGCCGCCGGCTACAAGGATGTCTCGGTACAGACCTTCGGTGCCAGCAACGAGATTCTGGTGCGTCTGCAGCAGAGCTTCGAAGCCGGCATCGGCAATGACATCGTGTCACACCTGCAGGCCACCGGTGACAGCGTCAACCTGATCCGCGCCGAGTTCGTCGGCGCCCAGGTCGGTGATCAGCTGCGCGATCAGTCCGGTCTCGGCATGCTGCTCGCCTTGGCCGTGGTGATGGTCTATGTGGCCTTCCGCTTCCAGTACAAGTTCGCCCTCGGCGCACTCATCTCGCTGGGTCACGACGTCATCATCCTGCTGGGCATCTTCGCCCTATTCGGACTCGACTTCGACCTGACGGTACTGGCCGCGGTGCTGGCCGTGATCGGCTACTCATTGAACGACACCATTATCGTCTACGACCGCATTCGCGAGAACATCCGCAAATCGCGTATCGATGACATGCCGTCGATCTTCAATGACGCCATCAACGCGACGCTGTCACGCACGCTGTCTACCTCCGGCACCACCTTGCTGGTGTTGCTGGCGCTGTTCTTCCTCGGCGGTGACATGATCCACAACTTCGCCATCGCACTGATCATCGGTGTGGTCGCGGGGACCTTCTCGTCCATCTACGTGGCAGCGGCGCTGTTGCTGGTGGTCGGCCTGAAGCGTGTGGATCTGATCCCCCCGCCCAAGGAGCAGTTCGAGGACGGCGCGCCGTAAGCGTCTCGCTCCTCCATCAGAGACAGACCGCCAGGCACGGATCGCCAGGCACAAAAAAACCCCACCTCATGCGAGGTGGGGTTTTTTTCGTTCTCCAGACGGCCCCGAGGGCTGTCAGGTCACGTCGTCTTGCAGGGGCTTACAGGTGCGGCTGCATGGTCTGCGCCAGCGCCTTGTACAGACGCGCGCCAGCAGCCATCAGGGTGCCTTCGGCAACCACGACCGGCGTGCCGTCGGCACTGCCTGCCAGTGCGCCACATTCCTTCAGGAACAGGCTGACGATCTCGCTGTCACCGGCATCCAGACCCAGCACATAGACGGCATCGACGCGACCGGAGGCCAGCTCGAGCACGTCCAGCAGCGCGCAGCCGCTGGTGCGCAGCATCTCGACCTGCGGGCCGACCTGCTGAACGATGGAGAGGTAGGTCGGCAGGTGACGCGGACGCTGCCAGCTTTCCGGCAGACCCATCGCCAGACGCGCACCTTCGATGGCGGTGGCGTTGGTCACGCGGATACGGTGACCGGAGTGCTGGGCGCCACGGCCACGGCTGACGATGTACTCTTCGTCAGTGAACGGCGCGATGACCACGGCGTGCTCGGCACGGCCCTTGAACAGGCAGACCACGGACAGCGCGAAGCCGGAGGCCGCGGATGTCAGGTTGGAGTAACCGTGCACCGGCTCGATGCGCCAGTGGTAGTCAGAGCCCTGACCTTCACCATCGCGATGGTCGGTATAACGGCCGGAGAGACCGTGCTGCGGATAACCGCGCTCCAGCTGACGCACGATGTGCGCTTCGGCGCGACGTGCAGTGTCTGCAATGAAGGTGTCGAGATCGTTGTCGCCACGGGCGACTTCGATACGTTCACGAGCACGGACGAACTGCTCTGCGGCACCGCGTGCAGCACGCAGCGCAAATTGGACCATCGGATGCATGATCAAGGCCTTGACGAGTCGGGAGCTGTTAAAGAACGGGTGCCACGGCGCGTGAGATACCAACGCGGCGCAACACGGATCGAGCGAAACTGGGTGCAATCGGACCAGGTGGTCATGTAGCCCGTACAGAAATCCTGATACGGCGCGGGGCGCGCTGCATAGTGCAAGGTATGCAGGCTGCCAGCCGCCACAGCACGCGGCGCCAACGAGGGCGAACACATGTTGCGACATGACGGGACGGCGTAGTTTATCAGAGCTCGGCTCAAGCTGCCATCGCGACACGCGATCTTCGCCGTAGAGAGACGGCGGGATCACGCCGCAGCTGACTGCTCCCTGCGCTGGCTTCATGCTAGGATATCGGGCTCTGGCGCACGTCTCGCCCAGCCCGGTGGCCGGGCCGCGTCGATTGCCCTGCCCTTCAATCGCTATCCTGGAAGTCCTCATGCTTGAACGTCTGCGCATTGTCCTGATTGGCACCAGCCACCCCGGCAACATTGGTGGTGCAGCCCGCGCCATGCTCAATATGGGCCTGGCCGATCTCGCACTGGTCGCGCCGCGATGTGAGGTGCAATGCCAGGAATCCGCCTCGCGCGCCTCGGGTGCCGATGCACTCGTCGCCAGCGCCTCGGTGCACGAGACGCTGGAAGAGGCCGTGGCGGATTGCAGTCTGGTGGTCGGTTGCAGCGCACGTTCGCGCAACCTGCCGTGGCCGATGATCACACCGCGCGCCTTCGGTGCCACCCTGGCCGATGAAGCCCGCCTGCCGGATGCCCGCGTGGCCATCGTCTTCGGCCGCGAGGATTCCGGGCTCTCCAATGAAGAGCTACAGCGCTGCCACCGCCACGTGCATATCCCGACCAATCCGGATTTCAGCTCGCTGAATCTGGCCGCGGCGGTGCAGGTGCTGGCCTATGAGTGCCGCCAGGCGTGGCTGGCCGACCAGGAAGCCGCCGGCGAGACGCCGCGTGCCGAGGATGACCAGCCGTTCGGTATCGACTGGGACAGCCCGCTGGCCAGCCATGCCGACCTCGAGCGCCTGTTCGAGCATCTCGAGAAGACACTGATCAGCGTCGACTTCCTCGATCCGGAACAGCCGCGCCAGCTGATGGCACGCCTGCGTCGCCTCTATCTGCGCGCGCGTCCAGATAGCATGGAAATCAACATTCTGCGCGGCATTCTTTCCGCGGTGGACAAGCAGGTTCGCCTGGCACAAGCCGACACGGCCAACCGCACTTCCTGAGGACACGCCATGTTCACTCGACTGCGTGAAGACATCGATAGCGTGTTTGCCCGTGATCCGGCGGCGCGCAACTTCTTTGAAGTCCTGACCAACTATCCGGGCCTACATGCACTGGTGGCCCATCGCATCAATCACTGGCTATGGCGCCACAACGCCAAATGGCTGGCGCGCACCGGCTCGACCCTGATGCGCTGGCTGACCGGCATCGAGATCCACCCGGGTGCCACCATCGGTCGGCGCTTCTTCATCGACCACGGCATGGGCGTCGTGATCGGCGAGACCGCCCTGATCGGCGATGACGTGACCCTCTATCACGGCGTCACCCTCGGCGGCACCACCTGGAACGCCGGCAAGCGCCACCCGACCCTCGGCGACGGTGTCATCGTCGGTGCCGGCGCCAAGATTCTCGGCCCGTTCACCGTCGGTGCCGGCGCCAAGGTCGGCTCCAATGCCGTGGTCACGCGTGAAGTACCTGCCGGCGCCACCGTCGTCGGCATTCCCGGCAAGATCGTCAAGCGTGCCGAGCCGGATGTGGCGGAGGAGCCGTCGGTCGACCCGGAAAGCCGCGAGGCCATGAAGGAGAAGTTCGGCTTCGATGCCTACGGCATGGGCCAGGACATGCCCGACCCGGTCGCGCGCTCCATGCACGCGATGCTCGATCACATGCATGCCGTGGACAAGCGCATCGAACAGATGTGCGGCACGCTGCGCAAGCTGGATGCCAGCTATCGCGCTGGGCGCCTGCCCGAGCTCGATGACGCCGACTTCGCCCAGCTGATCGATGAACTGGGGCCCTGCGGCGGCGAGACGACCGTCGCTGACGTGGCCGCGGCCCAGGGCAGCACCTCACCCAAGGCCCACGCCGCCGCATCCAGCGCATCGCAGGGCACTGCCCCGACTGAGCAATCACCGACCGAGCAGGCAAGCGATACGCAGGAGCCCGCTGAACGTCAGCATGGCTAAAGTTGACCAATTCAGTCGGGATTGACCCCGCCAGACCACCCCACCATAATGGGGCGCATTGAGACGCCGTCTCGCCAGAGGCGGCGACTACGCCCGGCCTCGTCCTCAACGTCGCAGGCTCCATCTGCTCACGGACTCTGTCATGCGCCTGACCACCAAGGGACGCTACGCCGTCACCGCGATGCTCGATCTGGCCCTGCATGCCAGTTGCGGCCCGACCTGTCTGGCCGATATTTCCGAACGTCAGGGCATCTCGCTGTCGTATCTGGAGCAACTGTTTGCGCGTCTGCGGCGTGCGGGTCTGGTCAAGAGCGTGCGTGGTCCCGGTGGCGGTTATCTGCTGGACACCGAACTCGAGACCACCTCGGTGGCGTGCATCATCGACGCCGTCAACGAGTCAGTCGATGCCACACGCTGTCAGGGAATGTCGGACTGTCAGGCCGGTGACACCTGCCTGACGCACCACCTGTGGTGTGATCTGTCCGACGAGATCCACGGCTTTCTCGACGGCATCAGCCTGGCCGACCTGGTCGCGCGCGAGGAGATACGCCAGATCGCCAGTCGTCAGCGCAAGGCGTGCGAGCCGACGCCGATCACCGTCATGCAGGGCAGCTGAACCCGTTCGTCATGTCTTCAGGAAGTCACCATGTCCCAGCCGATCTACCTTGACTATGCCGCCACCACGCCCGTCGACCCGCGCGTCGCCGAGCTGATGATGCGTCACCTGACGCAGGACGGCACCTTCGCCAATCCGGCCTCGCGCAGTCACATGCCGGGCTGGCTGGCCGAGCAGGCCGTCGAGGGCGCACGTCGTCAGGTCGCCGAACTGATCGGTGCCGACCCGCGTGAGATCGTCTGGACCAGCGGTGCCACCGAAGCCGACAACCTGGCGCTGACCGGCTACATGCGTGCCAATGCCGCGCGCGGCCGCCATCTGATCACCTCGACCATCGAGCACAAGGCGATTCTGGATACCGCCAGTGCGCTGGAAGCAGAAGGCTTCGAGGTCACGCGCATCGCGCCGCAGCCTGACGGCCGCATCAGCCCGGACAGCCTGCGCGACGCCCTGCGCAGCGACACCCTCCTGGTATCGCTGATGGCGGTGAACAACGAGCTGGGCAGCCTGAATGACCTGGATGCGCTGGGCGACATCGCCCATTCGCATGGCGCGGCCTTCCATGTCGATGCCGCCCAGGCGCCCGGCAAGGTGCAGATCGATGTCAGCCGTCAGCCTATCGACATGCTGTCGCTGTCCGCCCACAAGGCCTACGGCCCCAAAGGCATCGGCGCGCTGTACGTGCGTCGCCAGCCGCAGATCAAGGTCGATGCCCTGATCCACGGCGGTGGTCATGAGCGCGGTATGCGTTCCGGCACCCTGCCGACCCATCAGATCGTCGGCATGGGCGAGGCCTACCGCCTGAGCGGCGAGCAGTTCGACGCTGATCACCAGCACCTCATCGCGCTGCGTGATCAGTTCGTCGCCGGGCTTGCCGGCCTTGAAGGAGTGCACTTCAATACCGATATAGAGGTCAGTGCGCCCAACATCGTCAATCTCGCCTTCGAGGGCGTGGATGGCGAGGCGATGCTGATGGCGCTGCGCGGCATCGCGATTTCCACCGGTTCGGCCTGCAATTCCGCCAGTGTCGAACCGTCGTTCGTCCTCACCGGCATCGGGGTGCCCCGTCCACTGGCGCTGGCGTCATTGCGTTTCAGCTTCGGACGATTCACCACCGCCATCGACATTGAATCCGCGCTCGGCGAACTCAGGCATGCCCTGACCTCGCTGCGCGCCTGACCCGGGAGACTGCTCATGGCACACCTGTCGATTTCCCCCTCCGCCGCCGACCAGATCCGTGTCGTGCTGGCCGAGCGCGGCCACGGCCTTGGCCTGCGTGTCTCGGTCAAGCCAAGCGGCTGCTCCGGTTACAGCTACGTGCTCGACTTCGCCGACGAGGCCAACGAGGAAGACGCCGTCTTCGTCGATCACGGCGCCACCGTCTATGTCGACAGCGAAGCCCTCACCGTGCTCGACGGCTCCGAAGTGGATTACGTCAAGGACGGCCTGAACCGCTACTTCCGCTTCAACAACCCCAACGTCAAGGACGAGTGTGGCTGTGGCGAGAGCTTCAGCGTGTAGACGAGGCTTCAGCGTGTAGACCAGGCTTCAGCGTCCAAGCCAGACCTCAACGTCTGAGCCGACCCTCAGCGCCTCGCCAGCCCATGCCGACGAGGCGCTTGCCATCTGTGCGTCATGCGACTCAGGCATGATGGATGCAGCCGGTGGCACTTGCCGCTATAATGCCGCCCACTTTTGTCGCGCGCATGCCGACAGAGCCCGTTTTCCGCCGTGCGGCATCTGCCGTGCGGCTCTTCAAAGCTTGTCTCAGGAGATTCACCATGACTCAGCGCACTCTGTCCATCATCAAGCCGGATGCCGTTGCCAAGAACGTGATCGGCGAAATCTACTCTCGCTTCGAGAAGGCCGGTCTGCAGATCGTCGCTTCCAAGATGGTTCACCTGTCCAAGGAACAGGCCGAAGGCTTCTACGCTGAGCACAGCGAACGTGGCTTCTTCGGTGAGCTGGTCGGCTTCATGACTTCCGGCCCGGTCATGATCCAGGTGCTGGAAGGCGAAGACGCCATCACCAAGAACCGCGACCTGATGGGCGCTACCAACCCGAAGGAAGCTGAAGCCGGCACCATCCGCGCAGACTTCGCCACTTCCATCGACGCCAACGCCGTTCACGGTTCTGACGCGCCGGAATCTGCCGCTCGCGAAATCGCCTACTTCTTCGGCGACAACGAAATCTGCCCGCGCGGTTGATTTCGCCTTGTACGACTGAGAAGCCCGGCCCTTCGGGGCACGCGTCTCTCAGCCGTGCATGACACGACGGCCCTGCCTGCGAGGCGGGGCCGTCGTGGTATCGGACGTGCTGAAGCGCCGCGCGACAGCCTGCATCCCCTGAAGCAGATTCGACGCTTGAGCAGGTCCGATACGCTTTTCTGAAAGCCGCTGCAGCGCCCTCTCCCCACGCCATGTGACGCCCACGCGCACTGCGCTGATGACGAGAGCCTCTTGAGGTCTGCGAGCCATCGCCACCTCCGCTGACAGCGTCGCCCTGCAGACGTCTATCCTTTGTGAGACGCCTGCCCATCCCTGACACGACCGGCCCATACCATGACTGATACCACTGCAACTGCCACCGATGCCGCGGCCCCTGCCGCCGTCAAGCTCACCAACCTGCTGGGCCTGCCGCGCCCGGCGATGGAAGCCTTCTTCGAGAGCATCGGCGAGAAGAAATTCCGCGCCACCCAGGTGATGAAATGGATTCACCAGGAAGGCGTCGACAGCTTCGACGAGATGACCAACCTTGCCAAGCCGCTGCGCGAGCGCCTCAAGCAGGTCGCCGAGGTCCGTGCGCCGGGCATCGTCTATGAAGGTGAGTCCAAGGACGGCACCCGCAAGTGGGTGCTGGAAGTCAGCGATGGCAGCTACGTCGAGACCGTGCTGATCCCGTCCGAGAACGGCAACCGTCGCACCCTGTGCGTGTCTTCCCAGGTAGGCTGCTCGCTGGACTGCAGCTTCTGCTCCACCGGCAAGCAGGGCTTCGAGCGTGACCTGACCGCCGCCGAGATCATCGGCCAGGTGTGGGTCGCCACCCGTGGCGCCGAAGACCGCAAGGACACCCGCAAGCGTCCGGTCACCAACGTGGTGATGATGGGCATGGGCGAGCCGCTGATGAACTACGACAATGTCGTGCCGGCGATGAAGCTGATGCTGGACGACAACGCCTATGGCCTGTCCAAGCGTCGCGTCACCCTCTCCACCTCTGGTGTGGTGCCCAAGCTGGACCAGCTCGGCGATGAGATGGACGTCAGTCTGGCGATCTCGCTGCACGCGGCCAACGATGAATTGCGCAACGTGCTGGTGCCGATCAACCGCAAGTGGAACATCCGCGCGCTGCTCGACTCCTGCCATCGCTACCTGGCCAAGTGTGACGACGCCCGTATCGTCACCATCGAGTACACCCTGATCAAGGACGTCAATGACCAGATCAAGCACGCCGAGGAACTGGCCGCGCTGCTCGACGAGCTGCCGTGCAAGATCAACCTGATCCCGTTCAACCCGTTCCCGCATTCCGGTTACGAGAAGCCGTCACGCAACCAGGTGATGCGCTTCCAGCAGCGTCTCTATGAGCTGGGCTACACCGCACCGGTGCGCGCCACACGTGGCGATGACATCGACGCCGCCTGTGGCCAGCTGGTCGGCCAGGTCAAGGACCGCACCCGTCGTGCCGAGCGTTACATCAACGCCATCCAGCTCGACGCCGACTGAGCGGCTGCCAGGTCTGACCTGACGCCATCGCCATGGCGACGCGCCGCCCTGCCGCCTTGACTTGTGGCAGGTGCGGCGCTTTGATGGGGGGCGCTTTTGTTGCCTGCCGCGACCCTCGCCCGCAGGCACATCATGAGCCTTCATTCACGCGAGGATTGCATGCCGAGTCGTCTGCCCCGTCATCGCACCAATGAGCATGGCCCTGTCGCCCATCACTCTGTCGCACAGGGCACTGTCGCCCATGGCACTGTCACACAGGGCCCCTGCCAGCATGATTCCCACACCCGCACCGCTGCTCGCGGCATCACTCGCCGCACCCGAGCCCTGCTGCTGTGCCTCGGATTTGCCGGCCTGACCCTCGCAGGCTGCGCGACACGCGTGGAAACCAACGACCCCTACGCCCCGCCGGATGACAACAAGGCCTCGAATGCCTACGTGGAACTCGGAGAGGCCTATCTGGGTCGTAATCAGCTGCAACGCGCCGACAGCGCCTTCCAGAAGGCACTCAAGCTGCAGAGCAGCAATGCCGAGGCCAAGGCCGGGCTGGCGATGATCTATCAGCGCCAGGGTGAGAACGTGCTCGCCGATGACTATTTCAATCAGGCCATTTCCAGCGATCCG comes from bacterium Scap17 and encodes:
- a CDS encoding inositol monophosphatase, encoding MHPMVQFALRAARGAAEQFVRARERIEVARGDNDLDTFIADTARRAEAHIVRQLERGYPQHGLSGRYTDHRDGEGQGSDYHWRIEPVHGYSNLTSAASGFALSVVCLFKGRAEHAVVIAPFTDEEYIVSRGRGAQHSGHRIRVTNATAIEGARLAMGLPESWQRPRHLPTYLSIVQQVGPQVEMLRTSGCALLDVLELASGRVDAVYVLGLDAGDSEIVSLFLKECGALAGSADGTPVVVAEGTLMAAGARLYKALAQTMQPHL
- the secF gene encoding protein translocase subunit SecF gives rise to the protein MRQFDFMSKRRAAFIVSIVLTIVAIGALVIHGLNLGLDFTGGTLVEVKYQAAPALESVRQTLEAAGYKDVSVQTFGASNEILVRLQQSFEAGIGNDIVSHLQATGDSVNLIRAEFVGAQVGDQLRDQSGLGMLLALAVVMVYVAFRFQYKFALGALISLGHDVIILLGIFALFGLDFDLTVLAAVLAVIGYSLNDTIIVYDRIRENIRKSRIDDMPSIFNDAINATLSRTLSTSGTTLLVLLALFFLGGDMIHNFAIALIIGVVAGTFSSIYVAAALLLVVGLKRVDLIPPPKEQFEDGAP
- the secD gene encoding protein translocase subunit SecD translates to MLNRYPLWKYLVICLVLAVGVIYALPNLYPEDPAVQISAASGAEAIDQQDLDRATSALENAGITPKSGELNGSTGLIRLTSNDQQLRAKELISEALGDDAIVALNLADATPSWLASLGASPMKLGLDLRGGVHFQLEVDMDAAVKQRLEVNASAIKETLREERIRYRGSEVDDGTLSLTFSDEEDRSQARSLISRDFQNFEYDERDVERGAVLDLTLTAAAVKEIQDYAVNQNLTTIRNRVNELGVSEPLVQRQGPNRIVVELPGVQDTAAAKRVLGATANLEFRLEAASDTPASEMESFAFRNQPSRTANIMKDVIISGDSVSSASTSFDESGRPQVNINLDGTGGSIMNRVTRAAIGRNMAVLFIEHKTRTRTVMEDGEKVEKRIPYTEKGLISLATIQSALGNSFRITGLDSPTEAKELSLLLRSGSLAAPIYFVQERTIGPSLGAENISRGILSVELGLLLVVLFMLARYKAFGVVANVALTANLAILIAAMSMLGATLTLPGIAGIVLTLGMAVDANVLIFERIREEMRSKMPLHQAVHTGFERAFTSIVDANITTLLVAVILFSIGSGPVKGFAVTLSIGILTSMFTAIMVSRGIINLAIGGKTLKKLWI
- the iscR gene encoding Fe-S cluster assembly transcriptional regulator IscR: MRLTTKGRYAVTAMLDLALHASCGPTCLADISERQGISLSYLEQLFARLRRAGLVKSVRGPGGGYLLDTELETTSVACIIDAVNESVDATRCQGMSDCQAGDTCLTHHLWCDLSDEIHGFLDGISLADLVAREEIRQIASRQRKACEPTPITVMQGS
- the yajC gene encoding preprotein translocase subunit YajC → MLEFLIPAAHAEAEAAVAGGGAIGQIVMLVGFVVIFYFLLWRPQSKRAKEHKNLISNLAKGDEVVIGGGLVGRITKVSEQFITMELNEGNEVNVQKSAVAAVLPKGTIKSI
- a CDS encoding RNA methyltransferase produces the protein MLERLRIVLIGTSHPGNIGGAARAMLNMGLADLALVAPRCEVQCQESASRASGADALVASASVHETLEEAVADCSLVVGCSARSRNLPWPMITPRAFGATLADEARLPDARVAIVFGREDSGLSNEELQRCHRHVHIPTNPDFSSLNLAAAVQVLAYECRQAWLADQEAAGETPRAEDDQPFGIDWDSPLASHADLERLFEHLEKTLISVDFLDPEQPRQLMARLRRLYLRARPDSMEINILRGILSAVDKQVRLAQADTANRTS
- the tgt gene encoding tRNA guanosine(34) transglycosylase Tgt, with protein sequence MRKECFMSFEKLATDGRARRGRMTFPRGTVETPAFMPVGTYGTVKGMTPESIKEIGAEIILGNTFHLWLRPGTEVIEAHGDLHDFAQWDKPILTDSGGFQVFSLGKTRKITEQGVHFRSPVDGSKVFMGPEESMAVQRSLGSDIVMIFDECTPYPATHDEARKSMEMSLRWAQRSRDAHGDSPSALFGIIQGGMYPDLREQSLEGLKKIDFDGYAIGGLSVGEPKDEMIKVLDYLPEWMPEDKPRYLMGVGKPEDLVEGVRRGVDMFDCVMPTRNARNGHLFTPTGTVKIRNAVHKHDTSPLDPDCDCYTCRNFSRGYLHHLDRCGEMLGSMLNTIHNLRYYQTVMAGLRGAIEAGTLQDFVEQFYAARGLPVPPLAD
- the cysE gene encoding serine O-acetyltransferase yields the protein MFTRLREDIDSVFARDPAARNFFEVLTNYPGLHALVAHRINHWLWRHNAKWLARTGSTLMRWLTGIEIHPGATIGRRFFIDHGMGVVIGETALIGDDVTLYHGVTLGGTTWNAGKRHPTLGDGVIVGAGAKILGPFTVGAGAKVGSNAVVTREVPAGATVVGIPGKIVKRAEPDVAEEPSVDPESREAMKEKFGFDAYGMGQDMPDPVARSMHAMLDHMHAVDKRIEQMCGTLRKLDASYRAGRLPELDDADFAQLIDELGPCGGETTVADVAAAQGSTSPKAHAAASSASQGTAPTEQSPTEQASDTQEPAERQHG